Sequence from the Amaranthus tricolor cultivar Red isolate AtriRed21 chromosome 1, ASM2621246v1, whole genome shotgun sequence genome:
tttttttttacatggatttcttccataatttgggttatttaaatccatatttttttttgggatttttgaaatgattaatttggtatttttttaaccaaaaaaagtaggaaaataagaacaaaatatgtaaaaataaaattatataaaaaaatatcaatatgggtctcattttatagatctcgaaaaaatatgaccgttggtataattttttttaaaaaaaattaattaaattcgaaaatagccgttaattacaaaaatggctatttttttggcaacaatCAGAAAGCAGCAAGTGGCATGCAGGCAGGTGGCGTGTCAGGAAGTAGTAGGCTGCCATTTTCCAACAGCCAATCAAAGAGCGACACAtggcataattttttttaaaaaaaggggtGACCGTTCACATGAACGGGTCACATGTTGACCCATTTGGCCAACCTCTTTCCCAACCCACCCAATATTAGGTCACCATTAATTAGGTTTTTATCTTATTTGGTCATGTGATCTCTCAATAGATCACCAAAATAGATGCTCTTAgagacaaaaaaattttaatgtcgttttaaacatataatttttttaaaaaaaaacccatattCTTGTCTCGATCTCATTAATAGTACTTAACTAGATTTTGGGTGACAAGATGCAAATCCCctcttttaataaattattattgcaATTGGTATGTCCTCTAGATGAGTATATTTTCTAAAGAaaggaatattattttaaacTTCAACATTAGTGGATTAAGCTAAGTGTATTTTGTTGCGGATTTACTATTGAGGAGTTTGAAGATGAGAGATAAGTATGTAACATTTAACATGTATGGTCCTATGATATGGCTCGTGGAGGCATGGACCTATTTTATTATCACCACAAAACAATCGGATGATAATGTGAAATTTAACAATGTTTGAATTATCTAGAAATATGAAATGGCTAGAATTATATCTTCAAAAATTGCCTGCGGGAAAAACATCAAGCtaataaattttagaaaaacccaaaacaaaaaaactcaATAGTATGTCTTGATACTGTCTCATCAAATTATGTCAAATATATTGTCGAGTGATGTAAGAGTGCATAATATGTTGAGGGTGTTTGTCAAACAGCTTGTAGTTGGTAGTGGATAGATAATTACAGTGTCTAATTTGacaagttgattttataaactgatttgaccagttgattttAAACTTGTTGCTATTAGCAACTTATTTAAAATCAgcttattcatatcaataaactatttcaaccagctaattcaTCAAATATTAGTATTGACTGATTTGACCACTCAACCCTCTATtcgtatcaaaataagctaaaattgctaAATATACTATCAATACAAAAAACAGCAACTTTCCAACTGCCCTAAACAGTCGGAAATTAGTCGGTATAGAGCTATACCGACTGATTTCCGACTAGGTTGGGATAGTCGGTTCAGAATGGTCAGAATTTCATTTTAATAGGAAAACATTTACTACCACTAGGTTgctcagaaaaaaaaaattaactgaaTGAATGTGCCATGTCATACCAACGTGGAACCCACAAGGCACCCACGTCACGCCAAACACCTCAACAATCAGCTTACACACAAATGTCTTGGGAAAAAATCAAACCCAAGACCTCATGGATATTACATCCACACTCCAATTAATAGGCTATCTGTTAATTAGTGATATACTAAGCTATGTTATTGAACTTATAACATAATTAACACTCCTAccactttattattattattattattattattattattattattattattattattattattattattattattattattattattattattatttttcttactattattattattattattattattattattattattattattattattattattattattattattattatttaataataattccaTTTCATAAAAAAAGACTTTACAAACAGTTGGTAGGGAGCCGAGCAACAAGCTGAGCACCCACACTCTTTTGAATACAAAAAGCTAGTCTGTGAAAAATGTATGCCCTAGACATGGTGCTGCCTGAGTTGCTCACGGAAAAAGAATCAATTCTTGCTAACAAGTCGAAAGCATCTTCACCCAACTCTCCAAAGGTGGAAAAAGCGAACGGGGTGAATTTGTAACCATTCTCTTTACACTTCGCAGTGTATTTCTTCCTCTTTCGTTTTGCAACATTGGCTAAAGAAGCACCAGGGTCCCATGACGTGACTCCTGTGCCAGAAAAGGGCGAGCCTCCAGTGACATCCACACATGCGTCTTTACCATGTAGCCAATTAAATAGAAGGATCTCTAAGATCTTTCCCTGCCTCTAAATAGAACCCCAACGGTGCCTCCTTACGAATTGAAATCCCCGCGTTGCAACAAATATCTACAAGCATATCCCAAACCAAATTGTGTCGAAACTTCACGCCAATCTCGCTAGCGCAATGTACAGCGTGGTCCTCCCATTTATCCATTTTGGGATTGTTGCAGCTTGAGCATATACGACATTCAGCGAATAAGGGCATAGCTAGCAGATAACACAAGACAGCCTGATATTGGCGATGGTTCATTTTCTGCCCCAAGCCTTCGATAGAGATTGTGAGCAGAAAGTCTTAGGTGTGAGGTTCCCGAGTAGAGCTAAGAATGGCAACTTGTCTTGGGGTGAGCCTGTAACTAGACGTAAGGCTTTTCTCAACAACATTATAATAAGCCCCTGCCAACTTTTACATCATATGGGGGGCAAGGGGCTCATCGTTGAGAGAAACAACGTTGGAGCCACAAAGAACTTGAAAGAGACCAATAGCACGTTCAAAAGTAGGACCCAGGAAGGAAATATCATTTTTAGCTAAGAACTTAGCTTGAAGCGAACTGGTTTGAAGGCGAGAAGCAAAAAAAGCGTAGTTAATAACATCGCCTGCCGAGTAGATGCCAAGGCCACCCATCTTAATCGGGAAGGTGGCTAACCTCCATTGCCAATCTCCAAAGCCCGACCCAGAGGCTGTAACAATCTTCTCCAAAGAAGAGAGCAGATATGTAAGGCCTTGGCGACCATAAGGGTGTCTCCAACAATAGTGCCATCATCAAGATACCAAGCCTGGAGGTTAAGCTTATATAACTGATGAATTTTCAAGACCAAGGGGTGCAAAATAagggaaaaaaagaaaagggccTAAAGGGTCCCCTTATTGAATACCCTAACAGGACCAGAGAATATAGTTACCATAATAAAGTCGGGCAGGTTGGGAATAACAAAACTCCACCTAAGGGGCAAGGGAAGGGCACTGCATCCTTATTTCAGACAACATGACACCCTGGTTAACTAAGTTGAAAGCATTTTGAAAATCCACTAAGAGCATGGAGAAACCAACAACGTCACCTTTGCATTTAACAAGCCGATTAACAGAATGAAGAATAGCCTCACCACCCCCTTGTGTGCCGACCCCAAACTGAAAATCTTCAAAATAGGTGTGCAAGGTTTTCCCAACAACCGAAACCCTAACCTTAGAAACAAGCTGCCACCATACCGTACCAACTACAATAAGGTGAATATCACCTCCAGGCTTAACCAACGAGGTAAGCGGTGCACTTGCTATAAAACCCCTCAGCATGCTAGGACACTTACCACCCAAAAGCAGGTTAACAACCTTAATGATAGAGCACAACAAGGAGTCTGCAATAGCTGACGCCGCACCTCCTAGCTTGTCCTTAAGATGTTGAGCTCGAAGCCCATCCCTGCCACATGAGGTACCCTTAGGAAAACTATGTATCATCCTTAGCACTTCATCTTTGGACACTGAGAGAGCTTCCTCATTACAAGGAATAGAGGGTAGAATCGGAGCGGGCGCAAAAGGGTGCTTCGATTCAAGAGCCTGAAGGGTGTCCGGGGAAAGGGGTGTCACACCAGAAGAGGACAACACGTTGATGGCGGCAGAGAAATGACTTGCATTGATACAAATTAGAGTCTTCCAGGCTACTGACTTTCTTAGCACTAGCAGATGGAGGAGGTGCCTCAGCTAGACGGTaacatttcaaaattttaaaaataaattatttttattacgtTAGAAATAaaagtatttcaaaatgaagaaaAGATAAAAGTAGTTTTCTCTTGGTTACATAACGAGTACTCTCTCaattttcatatgttcttctcaaatagaatttacgaattttagtgtcagctttgactatgatttctcatcaatttataagaaaaaatatattcacgtgaaatcttgttaaattcgtcttaatatatactttctaaatatcaataatttagaatttataaaaactgcaataaaaattatttaatttttaaatttgtattagaatctgaaaaaaaagtgaaggaaaaaaacataccaagacaaaaggagtattttttttttttttttttatcatagattAGTGTTAGCAAGTGAGCATGTACTACTCGTAATGTGCACAACAATGCACGGTTTTTAAGGGAGAAGAGAGATACGCCGCTCCACCTCAGTGTTTCTCTTTCTCATCTCAAAAGCTGCACAAGCTTGTACCACCTCCACTATTCCCCAGACTCTTAACCCACCCTCAAACACACTTCCATAACACTGAACCTTCACTCTTCACATGAATAAACACAGCAAATTCATCACTTATAACCTAATTTATCAACAAcccaatctcatttttcaacCATTTTCCCTAAACCATCTTTCATTTTATCCTCTTTAGAGTTCCAGTCATGATTTGATTCTTCAAACCTCCCATAAACAAAAAAGAAGAAATGGGTTTTTTCTCATTTATTCTTCTTATAATCTTCACTCTTTTTCAACTTTCCAATTCTGCCCCTGATTATACCACTTTAGTCTACAAAGGTTGTTCAAAACAACCCTTATCAGATCCATCTGGTCTTTACTCTCAATCCCTATCTGCCCTTTTCTCATCTCTCCTTCAACAATCTTCAAGATCCAAGTATTACAAAACCACCTCTGGTGGGCCCCAAAACACAATCTCTGGCCTTTACCAATGTAGAGGAGACTTGAGTAATGCTGATTGCTACAATTGTGTGACCAAATTACCCCAATTAAGTGACCAATTATGCGGTAAAGTTTCTGCTTCTAGGGTACAACTTTTAGGATGTTATATGCTATATGAAGTTTCTGGGTTTACCCAAATTTCTGGGTTACAAATGTTGTATAAAGTTTGTAGTGCAACTAATGTAGCTGGTTCTGGGTTTGAAATGAGAAGAGATAGTGCACTTACTCTTATGGAAAATGGAATTGCTAATGGAAATGGGTTTTATACAACAAATTATGAAGGGGTTTATGTGTTGGGTCAATGTCAAGGTGATTTAAGTGCTACAGATTGTGCACAGTGTATTAAAGCTGCTGTTCAGAAGTCTCAGATTGAGTGTGGAAGTTCATTATCTGGTCAAGTTTATTTGCATAAATGCTTTATTAGCTATAACTATTATCCTAATGGGGTACCCACTAAATCTTCATCTTATTCATCAGGTGGTTATTCaggtatttatttattaattgttttaatattgtatttgtttgacatttttgtttatataaaagACTATGAATTGGGTATTTGGGGTAGAATACTGTGACATTGATTAGATCATATAAATGCTATATGATGGAGTATAATACTCATTGATTAGATCTTCATCCTTTGTTTAGGCTTTTTGTTGAGGTGggcatttttaatatattttaataattgtttGAGATATGTATTTACTTGTAATCTTGAAGTAATGGCCTTCACATTGATGAATTTGGGTTCTTTTTCCATAGCTTTCTTAGCAAGTTATTTCCTTTATCTTTTTTCCTTCCTTTTCTTCACCTTTTTTTTGAGGAGGATTGTGATTTTGGAGTGTGGGCATGTGTAGAATAAAATGAGAatattcaataattgatttttttttttaatcaatggGATGAAATGTAAATTCAGTTTTGCTTGATAGTTCTAGAATGCAATTAGTATTGTAATTCTGTTACCCAATACCATGAagtgccattaagtggctcctacCCAGGCCGGATTTTTGGAGGATTGGGTGTATGCTAAACATTGAGGATATTTCCCATTGACCCTTGGTAGTATTGTTGATGACAAAAAAAACCATATATAGAAGCCATTTGTGAAGTTTATCATTTATCtttgtataaatatatttactataattgTATAAGTGATGGGAATGTTGCAATTTTGATCAAAAATGGTTGAGAGCAAGCCTAGTTGAGAACTGTCTCAAGTACTATGAATATGACTTAGTTAATGAGGTTGTGCGCCATCAAAAATGGTCAAACTTACTAATGAGGTTGGGGTAGGTTGTACTTGGAGTTCAGGCATGCAATTTTAGTGGAGTAGTTGATAAGCAGCATTAAatcaaattgattttgaatttaatcCAAATTCTAACTTCTATGGGTTAGGTATTAAATAAATTCTTGGTAATTACTCTTGAATGGCTTTATGAGTTAAGTTATTTATTTGAATACCCACTCAATTCAAATTCTAATCAAGTCTAGTCGAGCATGAAAATTTCAGACTCAATAAGGAATAGCTGAACCCGAGACCATAGTCAGTCCACGCATTAGGCACCCTACTCGGAGCTTGAGACCATAATAAGTTGAGTCGAGCATTGATGAACTTGTTATGGATATGCTCTATATGGATTAGGCACCCCTACTTACAGCTTGAAACCATAgagtaaaaatgcggtaacgaaATGG
This genomic interval carries:
- the LOC130824203 gene encoding plasmodesmata-located protein 3-like isoform X1, translating into MGFFSFILLIIFTLFQLSNSAPDYTTLVYKGCSKQPLSDPSGLYSQSLSALFSSLLQQSSRSKYYKTTSGGPQNTISGLYQCRGDLSNADCYNCVTKLPQLSDQLCGKVSASRVQLLGCYMLYEVSGFTQISGLQMLYKVCSATNVAGSGFEMRRDSALTLMENGIANGNGFYTTNYEGVYVLGQCQGDLSATDCAQCIKAAVQKSQIECGSSLSGQVYLHKCFISYNYYPNGVPTKSSSYSSGGYSGGSGQSTGKTVAIIVGVTAGVGFLIILVLFVRGLKKKDDGMIVAISSFIFLFLGEFQCICFLFCITWEHFHVLDSHTTDLFLLFSCRLLRTTAGS
- the LOC130824203 gene encoding plasmodesmata-located protein 2-like isoform X3 is translated as MGFFSFILLIIFTLFQLSNSAPDYTTLVYKGCSKQPLSDPSGLYSQSLSALFSSLLQQSSRSKYYKTTSGGPQNTISGLYQCRGDLSNADCYNCVTKLPQLSDQLCGKVSASRVQLLGCYMLYEVSGFTQISGLQMLYKVCSATNVAGSGFEMRRDSALTLMENGIANGNGFYTTNYEGVYVLGQCQGDLSATDCAQCIKAAVQKSQIECGSSLSGQVYLHKCFISYNYYPNGVPTKSSSYSSGGSGQSTGKTVAIIVGVTAGVGFLIILVLFVRGLKKKDDDY
- the LOC130824203 gene encoding plasmodesmata-located protein 2-like isoform X2 gives rise to the protein MGFFSFILLIIFTLFQLSNSAPDYTTLVYKGCSKQPLSDPSGLYSQSLSALFSSLLQQSSRSKYYKTTSGGPQNTISGLYQCRGDLSNADCYNCVTKLPQLSDQLCGKVSASRVQLLGCYMLYEVSGFTQISGLQMLYKVCSATNVAGSGFEMRRDSALTLMENGIANGNGFYTTNYEGVYVLGQCQGDLSATDCAQCIKAAVQKSQIECGSSLSGQVYLHKCFISYNYYPNGVPTKSSSYSSGGYSGGSGQSTGKTVAIIVGVTAGVGFLIILVLFVRGLKKKDDDY